TCACCCTGGATCACTGGAGTCTTGATCCACTCCAGCACATCATGGCTGAAACACTCGATGCGTCCAATCGCCGCCTGGTAGAATTTAGCCAAAGCCCTGGCTGTTCCCACACCACCCATGGCTGGGAGTGCGGCCTGCCAGGCTTCCTGCTTGTTCATCTCCTGTACGGCGTGCAGTCCGCGGGGAGAACCGAAGGCCTTACGGACCAACGTCCCTTCTTGGTTGAACTCCTTGTAAAAACCACTCTCCAGATCACTCTTGTCCATCTTACCTGGATAGAGAGTGGCCACGCGACCAAACTCACTCTCAGGAAGACCGATCCAGAAATCCAGTCCCAGAGGCTCAGCCACTCTCTCGCGCCACACCTCCCCCAGAGTCTTCCCACTGAGTTCCCTGACCGGCTTTTCCAGCAGGAACCCGTAGGTGCGTGGATGATAGCCATGGCCATCGCCTAGCGGCCAGTTTGGCGCTTGTTGCTCCACAGCTTCAATCACCGCACCGTAGTCAAATACACTAGCCTTCTTGTCTAAAGCTGCGAAACCACTTTGATGGCTCATCAGCTCGGCAAAAGTCGCATTCTTATTTGGAAACTCGTCCCACACCCTCACCACCAAGTCCTGCGGAGTCAGACCATTTTCCTCCAGAAGCATCAGTAGGATGGCACTCGCTGGCCCTTTAGTTGCTGAGTACACGGGCACCATCGTGTCTGCCGTCCATTCTCTCTGCTTAGTACGATCACACCAGCCCTGTGCGAGATTCAAGATTTCCTCGCCATCCCTCCACACGGAAACAGAAGCCCCCAACTCACCTCTCTCGGCAAAGTTACGCTCGAAAACCTCCTTGATCTTATCGACTTGTGGTGTACTCACGGTCATGCCCTATACACGGCTCCAGACAGCTTGCAAGTCCTCTACAGCACCAGGCCGACAAGATCTTTGTCCGTTTGAGCAAGCTGACGCAGACTTTCATCCAGCTCAAAGGCCCTGTCCAGATAGCTTTTCGCAACATTGGGGTCCCCCAGCACAGCCGAGTAACAGCCCATATTGTAGTGAAACAAGGCATCTTTGATCAGGCTTTTGGGTCCTTTGAGGAGCACCTCTCTGGCAGCCGTTGTATCACCTATCTCATGGAGACAATACGCTGCATGGATAAAGTAAGCTTTCTTACGTGGATGATGCTTACAGAGCCTCTGAGCGGTCACTACGGCGGCATTCCACTGCTTGTCCATCATCTGGGCTGCTAATACCAGCTCCTGCACACGAGAACTGTACAATTCCTCCTCGGCAAGCCCTGTGAGCTCGCCCAGCGCATCCTGTGGCATTTCCAGCTGGAGAAAGCCTACCACCGAATTCAAACGCGTTTCTAAATCCATGCGAGG
This sequence is a window from Rubritalea squalenifaciens DSM 18772. Protein-coding genes within it:
- a CDS encoding tetratricopeptide repeat protein, with the translated sequence MDLETRLNSVVGFLQLEMPQDALGELTGLAEEELYSSRVQELVLAAQMMDKQWNAAVVTAQRLCKHHPRKKAYFIHAAYCLHEIGDTTAAREVLLKGPKSLIKDALFHYNMGCYSAVLGDPNVAKSYLDRAFELDESLRQLAQTDKDLVGLVL
- a CDS encoding serine hydrolase domain-containing protein translates to MSTPQVDKIKEVFERNFAERGELGASVSVWRDGEEILNLAQGWCDRTKQREWTADTMVPVYSATKGPASAILLMLLEENGLTPQDLVVRVWDEFPNKNATFAELMSHQSGFAALDKKASVFDYGAVIEAVEQQAPNWPLGDGHGYHPRTYGFLLEKPVRELSGKTLGEVWRERVAEPLGLDFWIGLPESEFGRVATLYPGKMDKSDLESGFYKEFNQEGTLVRKAFGSPRGLHAVQEMNKQEAWQAALPAMGGVGTARALAKFYQAAIGRIECFSHDVLEWIKTPVIQGEDRILRTPTRFTCGFQMDPLDDHGSKLRHNYGAALEAFGHPGAGGSHALGDPESGVSFAYIMNQMELAVLPGPKSLEMIAAI